One stretch of Bradyrhizobium canariense DNA includes these proteins:
- a CDS encoding urease subunit gamma — protein MNLSPREKDKLLISMAAMVARRRLERGVKLNHPEAIAIISDFIVEGARDGRTVADLMQAGAQVLTRAQVMPGIPEMIHDIQVEATFPDGTKLVTVHEPIR, from the coding sequence ATGAACCTGTCTCCCCGCGAAAAGGACAAGCTTCTGATTTCAATGGCGGCGATGGTGGCGCGACGGCGGCTGGAACGCGGCGTCAAGCTCAACCATCCCGAGGCCATCGCGATCATTTCCGATTTCATCGTCGAGGGCGCGCGTGACGGCCGCACGGTGGCCGATCTGATGCAGGCGGGCGCGCAGGTGCTGACCCGTGCCCAGGTGATGCCGGGCATCCCAGAGATGATTCACGACATTCAGGTGGAAGCGACGTTTCCCGACGGCACCAAGCTCGTCACCGTGCATGAGCCGATCCGATGA
- a CDS encoding urease subunit beta has product MIPGELFIKDGEIELNAGRKTVTLTVANSGDRPIQVGSHYHFFETNPALKFDRKKARGMRLDIAAGTAVRFEPGQTRDVQLVALAGKRTVYGFRGDVMGKL; this is encoded by the coding sequence ATGATCCCCGGCGAATTATTCATCAAGGACGGCGAGATCGAGCTCAATGCCGGCCGCAAGACGGTGACGCTCACCGTTGCCAATTCGGGCGATCGTCCGATCCAGGTCGGCTCGCACTACCATTTCTTCGAGACCAATCCGGCGCTGAAATTTGACCGCAAGAAAGCCCGCGGCATGCGGCTCGACATCGCGGCCGGCACTGCGGTGCGGTTCGAGCCGGGGCAGACCCGCGACGTGCAGCTCGTGGCGCTCGCCGGCAAGCGCACCGTCTACGGCTTCCGCGGCGACGTGATGGGGAAGCTTTGA
- a CDS encoding endonuclease domain-containing protein, whose protein sequence is MPHNEVGKTQRDRAKRLRQATTRSETLLWRHLKAHRLAAFGFRRQSPMGSYIADFVAHSCKLVIEVDGESHDFESRLRHDRRRDEWFASRGYRVLRFTNDDVMKNLEGVVAAIGLAAEQASPPSLTLPRKGGGRNSRDGVQSCR, encoded by the coding sequence ATGCCGCATAACGAGGTCGGCAAGACTCAACGAGATCGTGCCAAACGACTAAGACAAGCAACGACGCGCAGCGAAACGCTGCTTTGGCGCCACTTGAAAGCGCATCGGCTCGCCGCTTTCGGATTTCGCCGGCAGAGCCCCATGGGCAGTTATATCGCGGACTTCGTCGCACACTCCTGCAAGCTCGTTATTGAGGTCGACGGCGAAAGCCACGATTTCGAGTCTCGTCTTCGCCACGACCGTCGGCGTGATGAATGGTTTGCGTCCCGCGGATATCGCGTGCTTCGGTTCACCAATGATGACGTGATGAAGAATCTGGAAGGCGTCGTAGCCGCTATCGGTCTGGCTGCGGAGCAAGCCTCACCCCCCTCCCTGACCCTCCCCCGCAAGGGGGGAGGGAGGAATTCTCGCGATGGAGTCCAATCATGTCGGTGA
- a CDS encoding urease accessory protein UreD, producing MRTDTTRGASAIFAANRAQGSVTFDVHLLEGVTRRRHLHESGSLRVRFPSPEGDGLSAVFVNTAGGVAGGDRFDIDIAAGEGARLTLTTAAAEKIYRAPDAAAQLNIALKAAAGAHLAWLPQETILFDSARVSRRIDIDLADTASLLLCEIVVFGRSAMGERMLRGEFVDRWRLRRGGKLVLAETVRLDGDIGVKLASPAIAKGGVAIGTALIVPGDEALVERIRDLSDSFGGEVGISAWNGFAMARFCAQDAARLRADMMAVLGRASGAALPRLWLN from the coding sequence ATGCGGACCGATACCACGCGCGGGGCTTCGGCGATTTTCGCGGCCAATCGGGCTCAGGGGTCGGTGACGTTCGACGTACATCTCCTGGAAGGCGTCACCCGCCGCCGCCATCTGCATGAATCCGGTTCGTTGCGCGTGCGCTTTCCCTCGCCGGAAGGCGACGGCCTCTCGGCTGTTTTCGTCAACACCGCAGGTGGCGTTGCCGGCGGCGATCGCTTCGATATCGATATCGCGGCAGGCGAGGGCGCGCGGTTGACGCTGACGACCGCAGCCGCGGAAAAAATCTATCGTGCGCCGGATGCGGCCGCGCAGCTCAATATCGCCCTGAAAGCGGCCGCAGGCGCACACCTCGCCTGGTTGCCGCAGGAAACCATTCTGTTCGATTCGGCGCGGGTGTCGCGCCGGATCGATATCGATCTTGCGGATACCGCCTCGCTGCTGCTGTGCGAAATCGTGGTGTTCGGCCGCTCGGCGATGGGCGAACGCATGCTTCGGGGTGAATTCGTCGATCGCTGGCGCTTGCGGCGCGGCGGCAAGCTGGTGCTTGCCGAAACCGTGCGGCTCGATGGCGATATCGGCGTCAAGCTTGCCAGTCCTGCGATCGCCAAAGGCGGCGTCGCCATCGGCACGGCGCTGATCGTGCCGGGCGATGAGGCGCTGGTTGAGCGGATCCGCGACCTTTCCGATTCGTTCGGTGGTGAGGTCGGCATCTCCGCCTGGAATGGGTTTGCAATGGCGCGCTTCTGTGCCCAAGATGCCGCCCGGCTTCGTGCCGACATGATGGCTGTGCTCGGCCGCGCCAGCGGTGCGGCGCTGCCGCGGCTCTGGCTCAATTAG
- the urtE gene encoding urea ABC transporter ATP-binding subunit UrtE produces the protein MLNVDNISLYYGAAQALRGVSIAAEPGKVTCVLGRNGVGKTSLLRAMVGQYPIASGAITLDGADITGLKPYERARRGIGFVPQGREIFPLLTVEENLKTGFGPLKREDRNIPDDVFALFPVLQSMLGRRGGDLSGGQQQQLAIGRALVMRPKLLLLDEPTEGIQPSIIKDIGRAISYLRNLGNIAIVLVEQYLDFACELGDNFAVMDRGAVKYACDRSAMDPAEISRQMAL, from the coding sequence ATGCTGAACGTCGACAATATCAGCCTCTATTACGGCGCGGCGCAGGCGTTGCGTGGCGTTTCGATCGCGGCGGAGCCCGGCAAGGTAACGTGCGTGCTCGGCCGCAACGGCGTCGGCAAGACCAGCCTGTTGCGCGCGATGGTCGGCCAATATCCGATTGCCAGCGGCGCGATCACGCTCGATGGTGCCGATATCACAGGGTTGAAACCCTATGAACGGGCGCGGCGCGGCATCGGCTTCGTGCCGCAGGGGCGCGAGATTTTTCCGCTTCTCACCGTGGAGGAGAATCTCAAGACCGGCTTCGGCCCGTTGAAGCGCGAAGACCGCAATATCCCTGACGACGTGTTCGCGCTGTTTCCGGTGCTGCAATCGATGCTCGGCCGCCGTGGTGGCGATCTTTCCGGCGGCCAGCAGCAGCAGCTTGCGATCGGGCGCGCGCTGGTGATGCGGCCGAAACTATTGCTGCTCGACGAGCCGACCGAGGGCATTCAACCGTCGATCATCAAGGACATCGGCCGCGCGATCTCGTATCTTCGCAACCTCGGCAATATCGCGATCGTTCTGGTCGAACAATATCTCGACTTTGCCTGCGAGCTCGGCGACAATTTCGCGGTGATGGACCGCGGCGCTGTGAAATATGCCTGTGATCGCAGCGCGATGGATCCGGCCGAAATCAGTCGCCAGATGGCGCTTTAA